In Candidatus Manganitrophus morganii, the genomic window ATCAATCCGATCCGCTTTCGGCCCAAAGATGCCGAGCAGCTTTCGTTCAATGAAACGCTGGAGCGGATGAACAAGGCGCTGGCGAAGTTTAATCCGGAGAAGATCAAGATGGAAGATCTGGCGAAGACAGGCGGGGTGGCGGAGGAAACCGAATAAGCTGGAAAGGTGATAGGCGGCCCCGCGAAGGAAATCGGGGCCGCCCGGGCCGACTGCAAGGAGGGGAAGGTTACGGCACCAGCTCCGTCTTGCCGTCGGCATCCTTGGAAACTTTGATCACGCCGATGGCCCCGCTCAGCGCGTCGGAAAGGGAGTGGGTCACGATCGGGTAGCTCCCCTCTTCCGGGAAGGTCAATTCGAAGATGGCGCCGCCGGCCGGAGGGATGGTCCAGGTCTGGACCCCGCGGACCGCGTTCGCCGGATTTCCGCTTTCATAAACCGCGTCGAAAATCCCCCCGATCACATGGATCGCCGAGAAGTTGTTCGGTCCGATATTCACGATGTAGAGCCGGACCAGCTCCCCTGGTTTGGCGATCAACGGCTTTTCGATATATTGATTGACCCGGCCGTTGAAGACGACATGCTTGCGCCGTTTTTCCATCATGGCGGGGACGTCGGGGTAGAACTCACTCTGAACGAGGACATACTCTCTCGCCGGCCGCATCGGCTTTTGCGGATCGACGATGACCACCCCGAACATGCCGTTCGCGACATGCTGGATCATCGGCGAGGTCCCGCAGTGGTAGGCGAAGAGACCGGGATATTCGGCCTTCCAGGTAAACGAATTCGTCTCTCCGACCCCGATGCTCCGGTAGGCCACTCCGGGATTGATCCGGGCCGCGTGGAAGTCGATCGAGTGGGGCCGGGCCCCTTTGTTCTCCAACGTAAACTCGACCTGGTCCCCCTGCTTCACGCGAACCACGGGGCCCGGGACTTTTCCGTTGTAGGTCC contains:
- a CDS encoding multicopper oxidase domain-containing protein translates to MTHLKKAAAIGAAGVLIGWMILPGGTSAATVKVHLTAEEKTLPISADETYEAWTYNGKVPGPVVRVKQGDQVEFTLENKGARPHSIDFHAARINPGVAYRSIGVGETNSFTWKAEYPGLFAYHCGTSPMIQHVANGMFGVVIVDPQKPMRPAREYVLVQSEFYPDVPAMMEKRRKHVVFNGRVNQYIEKPLIAKPGELVRLYIVNIGPNNFSAIHVIGGIFDAVYESGNPANAVRGVQTWTIPPAGGAIFELTFPEEGSYPIVTHSLSDALSGAIGVIKVSKDADGKTELVP